The following DNA comes from Kryptolebias marmoratus isolate JLee-2015 unplaced genomic scaffold, ASM164957v2 Scaffold71, whole genome shotgun sequence.
gcTCGGGAGcggacccggacccggacccggaccaGGACCTTAATGTTCCACAGGGCTGGGGTTTAAATATCTtgactctgttgttttttagggttttaataaaagttctGATGAACCCAAACATCTCTAAGGTTCAGTTGGACCCGGGTCTCTGCAGTTAGGATAAAACAGAACCATAAGAGTTCTGATGTGGTTGTGtgacctttgtgacctctgacctgtgacctctgatttctgtctgtttcagtgGAGGTGGGTGGAGCTTCTCTGCAGCCATGATggaggacagacagatggatgttTCCCCCACTCCCTCTGACCACAACAGCTCCTCCCCCTCCGTGTCCctcccctccaccccctcctcttccGGTGGCCCCACCCAGCAGACCACCCCCTCTCTGGGAATCATCAGCGAGGGCGTCGGCGAGCTGAGCCTGATGATCGACGCCGAGGTGGCCCAGCGTGCGTGTCAGGATGTCCTGCAGAAGGTGAAGCTGCAGCAGGTAGAGGACGAACCCCCCCACCAGCAGAACGGGGCGGAGCTTGACAAGGGTTTCCAGAGCCCCGCGGCCCCTGCCGTCAAACCGCCGCAGATCTGTGAGGAGTACGACCCGGCCCCTGGCTCGGTGAAGAGCGCCCGGCGGCGGCAGAGACACAACCCCTCCAAGCAG
Coding sequences within:
- the LOC108228864 gene encoding phosphatidylinositol 4-kinase beta-like — protein: MMEDRQMDVSPTPSDHNSSSPSVSLPSTPSSSGGPTQQTTPSLGIISEGVGELSLMIDAEVAQRACQDVLQKVKLQQVEDEPPHQQNGAELDKGFQSPAAPAVKPPQICEEYDPAPGSVKSARRRQRHNPSKQSWLLRLFESKLFDVSMAISYLHNSKEPGVQAYIGNRLFSFPHDDVDFYLPQLLNMYIHMDEDVGDAIKPYVVGVASERHQS